The genomic window GGGCGAGCAGGGAGAGGACGCGCTTCTGGCCAGCTGCTACCGCGAAGCCCTGGGTCTTGCCGCCACCCTTCCCGCTCGCTCCGTCGCCTTCCCAGCGATAAGCACGGGAGCCTATCGCTTTCCGGCCGAACGAGCTGCCCGCATCGCCATGCAGGAGATGGTGAGCTTTCTCGCGAGCCACGCGCTTCCGGAAAAGATCGTCCTGGTCTGCTTCCGAGACGAGACGCTGCTCGCCTCCCGGAAAGCCTACGCCGCCCTCGGCTTGGAGAAAGGGCGACCCGAGGCTTGATCGCCCGTGCTCCCAAGAGCGTTCAGCCGTTCTTCGGGAGCGAGGAGCTCCGGGAAAAACGGCCGAGCCATGCCGTGTTGCCGCCGGGGAATCCGCTGGAGCAAATCCGCTGGAGCCTAGGGGATTCGAACCCCTGACCTCCTCAATGCCATTGAGGCGCTCTACCAACTGAGCTAAGACCCCGGCGAAGTTCCCCATCCTTGCCACTGTTCGAGCCTGCCGTCAAGGGAAAGGCCGTCTCCAGTTCAGCGCGCGGCAGGCTTGGCGGCCTTTTCCAGGAGAGAGAGCTCCTCCTGGGCCTCCGGATCTCCCTGCGCGGCCGCTTTTTCGAGCCAAGCTTCGGCCTCTTCCCGGTTGGGAGCCACCCCTTCCCCGGAGCGATAGAGATGGCCGAGCTCGCGTTCGGCCACGACGTCTCCCATTTCCGCTGCCTTCCGATACCAGAGGGCTGCTTCCCCCGGGTCTCTCGGGACTCCCTTCCCCTCTTCGTAGAGGCGCGCCAAGTGGCGAGCGGCTAACGGATAGCCATGGTCGGCGGCCTTGCGGTACCATTCTGCCGCTCGCTTGGCATCCTGCAGGGCTCCTTTGCCGGTTTCGCAAGCGTTCCCCAGGTTATCCTCAGCCTTGAGCTCTCCCTGCGCGGCCGCCTTTTCCCACCAGGATACGGCCTGCGCGAGGTCCTGGCGGACTCCCTTGCCCTCGGCATAGAGCACCGCCAGATCCGACTGCGCGAAGGGATCCCCGGCCCCGGCGGCTTTCTCGAGCCAGGCGGCTCCCTGCGCGTAATCCTGAGGAACTCCCTCCCCTTGGACGTAGGCGAGGCCGAGTCGGAATTGGGAGGGGGCATACCCCTGCTCGGCCGCCTTCCGATACCAAGACGCAGCCGCAACCGGATCGGCTGGGACTCCCCGCCCCTTGGCGTAGATCCGTCCCAGGCTGTGCTCCGCCTCTGCCTGTCCCGCTGCCGCGGCTTTCCGATACCAACGGGCGGCCTGCTCGTAGTTCTGCTCGACCCCGAGCCCGTGCGCATACAGAACGCCCAGGCTCCATTCCCCCAAGGGATCACCTTGCTCGGCGGCCCGGCGGCTCCACTCCAAGGCCCGGTGGTAATCCCGATCCACGCCTTGACCGACCGTGTAGAGCAGGCCAAGGGTGGCCTGGGCGGGCGCCCATCCCTTCCGAGCGGCCTTCGTGTACCATTGGACGGCCTTCTTCGCATCGGGCTCGACCCCCTGCCCTTCCAGATATGCGGCACCCAACCGGTATTGCGCCTCCGCGCTTCCGCCCTCCGCCGCGCGCACAAGCCTCCGCCAGCCGGCGGGAGCGGTTCCTTCGCCCCCGTGCGGCGGCCCGACGGTTCCCGTCGCCCCCTGGCCGCTCGGGAGAGCGGACCCAAGCACGATGACCAAGGCGAGGAAAAAGCACCGACCGGTCCAAGGACGCGCCAAGGGGATCCTCATGGCGAAAGGGTCTTCCCCGGATGGAATCCACCGCTCCCTTGGCTGATCAGGCACCGGCAGAAAACGCTTCTTGGATTCTCCGGCTGCTCTGGCGCAGCACCTTTTCCGTCGCCTCCCATCCCATGCAGGGATCGGTCACGGAGATCCCATAGCGGAGCTGTGCGAGATCTTCGGGAATCTTCTGGCTCCCTTCGTAGAGGGAGCTTTCGAGCATCGCCCCGATGATGGCGGCCGTCCCGCGCAGCCGCTGATCGAGGATGCTCGCCAACACGGTTTCCTGGACCGCCGGACGTTTCGCCGAGTTCGCGTGGCTGCAGTCGACCACGACGCGTTGGGGCAACCCCGCCTTGAGCAGCCGAATGCACGCTTCCTGAATGCTTTCCGGGTCGTAGTTGCTCCGCTTGTGCCCACCCCGCAGAACCACGTGTCCCCACGGGTTCCCCGAGGTCCGGATCACGCTCGTGAAGCCTTCCTGATCGATTCCGACGAAGCTGTGCGGCTGGAGTGCCGCGCCGAGTGCGTCGACGGCGATCTGCAGCGACCCGTCGGTGCCATTCTTGAAGCCGACCGGCATCGAGAGTCCGCTCGCCATCTCCCGATGAAGCTGCGATTCGGTGGTTCGCGCTCCGATCGCGGCCCAGCTGACCAGGTCGTCGATATATTGGGGCGTGATCGCGTCGAGGAACTCGCTGGCAGTGGGAAGCCCCATTTCGTTGATCTGGAGAAGGAGCTGCCTGGCCAGCCGCACTCCTTCCTGGATGTTGCACGAGCCATCGAGGAAGGGGTCGTTGATGAGGCCCTTCCAGCCGAGCGTGGTTCTTGGCTTCTCGAAGTAGGCGCGCATGACCAGGAAGATCTCGCCCTGCAGATCCTCCTGGAGCAGTCGGAGACGTTGGGCGTACTCCAAAGCGGACACCGGATCGTGGATCGAGCAAGGTCCTACGATCACCAGAAAGCGCTGGTCCTCCCCGGAGAAAATGCGCTGGAGGGTACTGCGGCTCTGATATACGGTCTGGTTCGCGGCCTCGGTCAGTGGAAGGCTTTCCTTGAGGGCGCGGGGCGAGACCAAGCGTTCCACGGAGCGGACGCGGAGGTCCTGGATCGGCAACATCATTTGTGAGAGGGTAGCTCATGGCCGCCAGAAGAGCAACCGGTTCCCGGACTCGCTTGCTCCTCTCGCTGGAACGGAGGCGGAGTCCCGGCGCAGGCGATCGCCAGGGCTCGTCGATGGGGGGCGGGAAGGGGAAGGCGTGCTAACTCCTCTGGAGCGACCCACTTCCCCTCTCCGTGCTCCCTTTCCTGCCAATCGGCCCGGAACAGGGTCAGGCATACGCGGTATCGGGTGATGGCGTAGGAGAGGCGGGCGGCTTCCCCGAGATTTCTCATCCGGTCCGAATCGAGCTCCGGAAGCCGCCACAGGCCGCGGTACCGCACTTGTCGCGAAGGCACAAGCCAGGTCAGGCCGTCCCGGACGATCAGCGCGGCGCACTCCTCGCAACGGGCCGGGGCGCTCTTGCGTCGGGAGGCGATCACCCCTCCTCGGCTCCGGCAGAGCTCGCCCACCGGGCAGCGCTGGCAGCAGGCTTTTCGTGGCATGCAGACCGTGCGGCCCATCTCCATCAGCGCCGAATTGAAGGCCGCGCAATCCCGGGCGGTTGGCAAGAGGGCCTCGGCGATCTCCCATAGCTGATTGGTACCCGTCTCCTCCGGAAGAGCAAAGAGCCGGTGGAAGAGGCGACGGACATTCCCGTCGACCAGGGGGGTCCGCTGCCCGAAGGCGAGGCTGGCAACGGCTCCCGCGGTGTAGCGTCCAATCCCCGGCAGGCGCTCGAGATCCTCCGTCCGCGACGGCAGCCTGCCTTGGTGTTCGGCCGCCAGCAGCCGAGCGATCCGGTGGAGGTTTCGCGCGCGGGCGTAGTAGCCGAGTCCCTCCCACAAGCGGAGCACCTCCTCTTCCGAAGCCTGCGCCAAGGCGAAGAAGTCCGGGAAATGCGCCATCCAGCGCTCGTAGTAGGCGACGACCGTCGCCACGCGCGTCTGCTGCAGCATGACCTCGGAGACCAGAACCGCGTAGGGATCGGGCCTCCGCCGCCACGGAAGATCCGCGGCTTCCTCGCGATACCAGGAAAGCAGGCGCCGGCGCAACTCTTGGCGAAATTTCCTCTCGATCCTCATCGGGATGCGCTAGGGTCTCCTTGTGGTTCCCCTTCTGACGCGGACGCTCCTCCGATCCAAGGACTTTTTCTCGTTGGGGGGCTCCGGATCGGACGATCCGCCTCCGTCCCCTTCGCGGCCGTCTGTATTTTCGTTCTCGCTTCTGCCCGGGCAGATCGCGGAGCTGGGGGAGCGCCTGCGGGAGAAGGGATTCGAGATCCGGACCCTCGAGCACGGGTTCTTCGACGCGCGCGGGCCATTGGTGATCGTCCGCGCCTACCGGAGCGGGAAGGTCCTCGTCCAAGGGAAAGGGGCTAGCGATTTCGTCGAGATGTTCCTGGAACCGGAAATCCTGGGCGAGGCGCGGATCGGATACGAGGAGGCCCGGGAGCCCGAGGCCGACGATCCTCATGCCGGCTCGGACGAATGCGGGAAGGGAGACTTCTTTGGACCGCTGGTCGTCGCGGCGGCGTACGTGGATCCCGAGATCGCCCCGGTTCTCCGCCGCCTCGGGGTGCGGGATAGCAAGGAAATCAAGAGCGATGCACGAGCTGTCCGCTTGGGCGAAGAGATCGCCAAAGCGGTGCGCGGACGGTGTGCCGTGGTGGTCCTTAGCCCGGCCAAGTACAACGAGCTCTACGAGCGTTTCAGCAACCTCAATCGGCTGCTTGCCTGGGCTCATGCGGCCGCCCTCGCCGAGGTCGCCCGCAAGGTCCCCTCCTGTCCGCGAGCCCTGGTCGATCAATTTGCCCGGGCATCCGTCCTCGATCAGGCGATCGGGCGGCAAGGGCTTTCCCTCCGCGTGGAACAGAAGCCCCGAGCGGAATCCGATATTGCGGTGGCCGCCGCCTCCCTTCTGGCTCGAGCAGAGTTTCTTCGCCGGCTTGCGCTTCTCGGAAAGGAGGCGGGGAGGACTCTCCCCAAGGGGGCTTCAGCACAGGTGCTGGCGGCAGCGCGCGAGATCGTGCGCCTCGAGGGAGCCGACCGGCTCCGCCGCTTGGCCAAGGTCCATTTCCGGACCTTCGCCCAAGCGGCGGCGAGCGGCTCTTCACCGGAACGGACCAGGATCTCGTGAGAATCCGCAGCGGTAGCTTCCTCGCGACCCTCTTGCACCGATCTCCAGAGTAAGTATGATGGAGTAGATCGACGGAAAGGGGGCAACCCGAAGGGAGGGCCCGAGCGGGACGACTGAAGGATCGTCTCCAGGCAGCGCCTCTTACAGGGTGCTCGGAGGCGAACATCCGATCCGGAGAGTGGCTGCCATGTACCGCCTTATGGAAGGGCAAACGACGTTGAAGAGCCCCTGGAAACGGGGAGGGGTCCTCGTTCTGGTGGCTCTCCTGGGCGTAGGGCTGGGCCTCGAGATCCGGGAGCTATTCTTGCCCTCCCCGAAGCCTGTCCCCCCACCCCCCGTCGCTTCCGAACCTTTGATTCCCCGCGCCATTCCCGTTCCGCACGGCCTGGAGTCACACGCCACCGCCGGCGGCCTCCTGCAGGAGATCAATCGGGAATATGTCGAAGTCCTCTCGCGGATCCTTCCGAGCGTCGTCAACATCTTCACCGCCCGGCCGGTGAGCGCCGACGCCGGAGAAGCGGTTCCGCCCGCGGAATCCGGCCCGCACAGCTCGAGGCGCACGCTCACGGACGAAGAAACCTCCCTCGGCTCCGGGGTCATCCTCAGCCCCCAAGGGCACATCCTGACCAACGCTCATCTGGTCAAGAATGCTCGGGAGATCCGCGTGCAGATCTTCGACGGCCGCCGCTACCAGGCCAAGCTCCTCGGGCTGGACGAGCCCGCCGACGTCGCTGTCCTGAAAATCGAAGCGAAGGGGCTGGTCCCCGCTCTTTGGGGAGACTCCGACCGGCTCGAGGTGGGAGAGCAGGTGTTCGCGGTAGGCAACCCGTTCGGCCTGAGTGGTTCGGTCAGCCGCGGCATCGTAAGCGCCAAGGGCCGCAACCCGAATCTCTCCGCATCGGGCTTCGAGAATTACATCCAGACCGATGCCGCGATCAACCCAGGGAATTCGGGAGGTGCGCTGATCAATGTCGAAGGGCTCCTGGTCGGCATCAATACCGCCATCTATTCGCGTAGCGGCGGGTCCAACGGCATCGGCTTCGCCATCCCGAGCAAGCTGGCCCGGTTCGCGTATGAGAGCCTCGTCGCGCGCGGAAAGGTCGTCCGCGGCTTCCTCGGGGTAGAGGCCCAAGAGGTCGACGAGGACATGCAGCAGGCCTTCAACTTGCCAGACACCTCCGGAGCCCTGGTCACTCGCGTGGAGCCCAACTCCCCGGCGGCCAAGGCCGGGCTTCGCCGCGGAGATGTGATCGTCCGATACCACGGGATGAACGTGCGTGATCCCGCAGAGCTGCGGCTCTATGTTTCCGAGACTTCGGCCTCCACCGAGATCCCCATCATCTTCTACCGGGACGGACGCTCCCTTACCGTGCAGGCGCAGATTACCGAGCAGCCGGAGCAAGGGGCGCGCACCGAGGAGGGCTCCCGGTGGCAGGTCGTCCGGACCGGAGAGCTGGGTAACGCGTTCGCCGGGCTTCAGATTGTGAACCTGGACGAAGGCTTGC from Methylacidimicrobium sp. B4 includes these protein-coding regions:
- a CDS encoding 3-deoxy-7-phosphoheptulonate synthase, whose translation is MLPIQDLRVRSVERLVSPRALKESLPLTEAANQTVYQSRSTLQRIFSGEDQRFLVIVGPCSIHDPVSALEYAQRLRLLQEDLQGEIFLVMRAYFEKPRTTLGWKGLINDPFLDGSCNIQEGVRLARQLLLQINEMGLPTASEFLDAITPQYIDDLVSWAAIGARTTESQLHREMASGLSMPVGFKNGTDGSLQIAVDALGAALQPHSFVGIDQEGFTSVIRTSGNPWGHVVLRGGHKRSNYDPESIQEACIRLLKAGLPQRVVVDCSHANSAKRPAVQETVLASILDQRLRGTAAIIGAMLESSLYEGSQKIPEDLAQLRYGISVTDPCMGWEATEKVLRQSSRRIQEAFSAGA
- a CDS encoding trypsin-like peptidase domain-containing protein yields the protein MEGQTTLKSPWKRGGVLVLVALLGVGLGLEIRELFLPSPKPVPPPPVASEPLIPRAIPVPHGLESHATAGGLLQEINREYVEVLSRILPSVVNIFTARPVSADAGEAVPPAESGPHSSRRTLTDEETSLGSGVILSPQGHILTNAHLVKNAREIRVQIFDGRRYQAKLLGLDEPADVAVLKIEAKGLVPALWGDSDRLEVGEQVFAVGNPFGLSGSVSRGIVSAKGRNPNLSASGFENYIQTDAAINPGNSGGALINVEGLLVGINTAIYSRSGGSNGIGFAIPSKLARFAYESLVARGKVVRGFLGVEAQEVDEDMQQAFNLPDTSGALVTRVEPNSPAAKAGLRRGDVIVRYHGMNVRDPAELRLYVSETSASTEIPIIFYRDGRSLTVQAQITEQPEQGARTEEGSRWQVVRTGELGNAFAGLQIVNLDEGLRAQLGLQARAAGVYVVDVEEGAPSLDLLQPGDVIEEIRKVGKPSEKVRNTGDLLRIAAAEHGKEPVLFYIRRGGAQTFVLVRP
- the rnhC gene encoding ribonuclease HIII, whose protein sequence is MVPLLTRTLLRSKDFFSLGGSGSDDPPPSPSRPSVFSFSLLPGQIAELGERLREKGFEIRTLEHGFFDARGPLVIVRAYRSGKVLVQGKGASDFVEMFLEPEILGEARIGYEEAREPEADDPHAGSDECGKGDFFGPLVVAAAYVDPEIAPVLRRLGVRDSKEIKSDARAVRLGEEIAKAVRGRCAVVVLSPAKYNELYERFSNLNRLLAWAHAAALAEVARKVPSCPRALVDQFARASVLDQAIGRQGLSLRVEQKPRAESDIAVAAASLLARAEFLRRLALLGKEAGRTLPKGASAQVLAAAREIVRLEGADRLRRLAKVHFRTFAQAAASGSSPERTRIS
- a CDS encoding O-acetyl-ADP-ribose deacetylase, whose protein sequence is MPSPLDRIDILFGDITRVSVDAVVNAANTSLLGGGGVDGALHRAAGPELLEECRALAGCPVGKAKVTKGYRLPAKWVIHAVGPFWQGGEQGEDALLASCYREALGLAATLPARSVAFPAISTGAYRFPAERAARIAMQEMVSFLASHALPEKIVLVCFRDETLLASRKAYAALGLEKGRPEA
- a CDS encoding tetratricopeptide repeat protein; the protein is MRIPLARPWTGRCFFLALVIVLGSALPSGQGATGTVGPPHGGEGTAPAGWRRLVRAAEGGSAEAQYRLGAAYLEGQGVEPDAKKAVQWYTKAARKGWAPAQATLGLLYTVGQGVDRDYHRALEWSRRAAEQGDPLGEWSLGVLYAHGLGVEQNYEQAARWYRKAAAAGQAEAEHSLGRIYAKGRGVPADPVAAASWYRKAAEQGYAPSQFRLGLAYVQGEGVPQDYAQGAAWLEKAAGAGDPFAQSDLAVLYAEGKGVRQDLAQAVSWWEKAAAQGELKAEDNLGNACETGKGALQDAKRAAEWYRKAADHGYPLAARHLARLYEEGKGVPRDPGEAALWYRKAAEMGDVVAERELGHLYRSGEGVAPNREEAEAWLEKAAAQGDPEAQEELSLLEKAAKPAAR
- a CDS encoding A/G-specific adenine glycosylase; the encoded protein is MRIERKFRQELRRRLLSWYREEAADLPWRRRPDPYAVLVSEVMLQQTRVATVVAYYERWMAHFPDFFALAQASEEEVLRLWEGLGYYARARNLHRIARLLAAEHQGRLPSRTEDLERLPGIGRYTAGAVASLAFGQRTPLVDGNVRRLFHRLFALPEETGTNQLWEIAEALLPTARDCAAFNSALMEMGRTVCMPRKACCQRCPVGELCRSRGGVIASRRKSAPARCEECAALIVRDGLTWLVPSRQVRYRGLWRLPELDSDRMRNLGEAARLSYAITRYRVCLTLFRADWQEREHGEGKWVAPEELARLPLPAPHRRALAIACAGTPPPFQREEQASPGTGCSSGGHELPSHK